From Macadamia integrifolia cultivar HAES 741 unplaced genomic scaffold, SCU_Mint_v3 scaffold1799, whole genome shotgun sequence, one genomic window encodes:
- the LOC122064873 gene encoding polyadenylate-binding protein-interacting protein 3-like isoform X4 produces MSLQQVVPQRSSANGFGRRRVEREMGTRLDCKLQSGKSNTISFANAGALNGGEVGGYGSPSRDRLIYLTTCLIGHCVEVQVKNGTIFSGIFHATGAEKDFGVILKMARLIKDGSFTGQKSLSDSSSKPPSKTLIIPAKELVQIIAKDVPLSSDGSTNGLQLEKRQDIMTDTLISQSHYVDLERELGRWTPDEDDPQLPELENIFNGTWNRNWDQFETNEALFGVKSTFDEELYTTKLERGPQMRDLEREASRIAREIEGEETQDLHLAEERGFCFHEDFDIDEETRFSSVFRGANDSGYEESEDMTFDLRNTEGFGGSSGTVISRSFSDLGRGKSDDGPLVSSSTLSMDDTQSSQSNASKDLYRSSSSDHTKKLTSDSVSKSLSTLNGESGLPENQFRERHGGKGYPTESPEWKTLLIGEEAQKPKSEDKGGLSPSATAFAPSSFVSSKGQENTILGESSDSSGSGKLSGATQAVNSRGPPGSSASSTPECVGAPLASNVPGLSPSSSMGSLSSEKSSLNPNAKEFKLNPNAKSFTPTQTVLRPPSPVSENSFYFPANMSPVPHMHGVPVIAPSFGHQPMIYSPPATPMQTPQAYVQPNGPLYGQQMILGHPRQVLYMPGYPPEMPYKGREF; encoded by the exons ATGAGCCTGCAACAAGTTGTACCACAGAGATCCTCTGCCAATGGATTTGGCCGTCGTAGAGTTGAAAGAGAGATGGGGACTCGGCTAGATTGCAAGCTACAGTCTGGCAAGTCAAACACGATCAGTTTTGCCAATGCAG GAGCACTTAATGGTGGTGAAGTTGGAGGTTATGGAAGTCCTTCACGTGATCGGCTTATATATTTGACAACATGTCTTATTGGACACTGCGTGGAAGTCCAGGTGAAAAATGGAACTATTTTTTCTGGAATATTTCATGCAACAGGCGCTGAAAAAGATTTTG GAGTTATCCTGAAAATGGCAAGGTTAATCAAGGATGGCTCCTTCACAGGACAAAAGTCTCTTTCTGATTCTTCCAGCAAGCCTCCGTCCAAAACTTTGATAATACCTGCTAAAGAATTGGTGCAAATTATAGCTAAG GATGTACCACTGAGCAGTGATGGGTCGACAAATGGGCTCCAACTTGAAAAACGGCAAGATATTATGACAGACACCTTGATATCACAATCTCATTATGTTGATTTGGAGAGAGAATTGGGACGTTGGACTCCTGATGAAGATGATCCACAGCTTCCGgaattggaaaatatttttaatggCACTTGGAATAG GAACTGGGATCAGTTTGAAACTAATGAAGCATTGTTTGGAGTAAAAAGTACCTTTGATGAGGAACTTTATACAACAAAACTTGAGAGAGGTCCTCAAATGAGAGATTTGGAAAGGGAAGCTTCAAGAATAGCTAGAGAAATTGAGGGGGAGGAAACTCAAGATCTTCATTTAGCAGAG GAAAGAGGCTTTTGCTTTCATGAAGATTTTGATATCGATGAGGAGACCAGATTCTCGTCAGTATTTAGGGGGGCCAATGATAGTGGTTATGAAGAGAGTGAGGATATGACATTTGATTTAAGAAACACTGAGGGGTTTGGAGGTTCCTCTGGAACTGTCATTAGCAGATCCTTTTCAGATTTGGGCAGAGGCAAAAGTGATGATGGACCCCTAGTATCATCAAGCACTTTGTCAATG GATGACACCCAATCTTCTCAATCAAACGCTAGCAAGGATTTATACCGCTCAAGTTCTAGTGATCACACTAAAAAGTTGACTTCTGACAGTGTTTCGAAGAGTCTTTCAACTTTGAATGGCGAGAGCGG GTTGCCTGAGAACCAGTTCAGAGAACGGCATGGAGGAAAGGGTTATCCAACAGAGTCTCCAGAGTGGAAAACA TTGTTGATTGGTGAGGAGGCTCAAAAACCAAAATCTGAGG ATAAAGGGGGTTTATCTCCCAGTGCCACTGCCTTTGCTCCTTCATCTTTTGTTTCCTCAAAAGGTCAAGAAAACACAATTTTGGGTGAATCATCAGATTCTTCGGGATCTGGGAAGTTATCTGGAGCAACCCAAGCTGTTAACTCACGTGGACCGCCAGGTAGTTCTGCATCATCCACTCCTGAGTGTGTAGGTGCACCATTAGCTTCAAATGTTCCGGGTTTGTCACCAAGCTCATCCATGGGATCATTATCTTCAGAGAAATCATCCCTGAATCCTAATGCTAAG GAATTTAAGCTGAATCCCAATGCAAAGAGTTTCACCCCAACTCAAACTGTGTTAAGGCCTCCTTCCCCAGTATCTGAAAATTCCTTCTATTTTCCTGCTAATATGTCTCCTGTTCCACATATGCATGGAGTACCAGTG ATTGCGCCCTCATTCGGACACCAGCCTATGATTTACAGTCCACCAGCTACACCAATGCAAACACCTCAGGCATATGTCCAACCAAATGGACCTCTG TATGGGCAACAGATGATTCTTGGCCACCCTAGGCAGGTTCTGTACATGCCAGGTTATCCCCCT GAAATGCCATACAAAGGGAGAGAATTCTAA
- the LOC122064873 gene encoding polyadenylate-binding protein-interacting protein 4-like isoform X2 produces the protein MSLQQVVPQRSSANGFGRRRVEREMGTRLDCKLQSGKSNTISFANAGALNGGEVGGYGSPSRDRLIYLTTCLIGHCVEVQVKNGTIFSGIFHATGAEKDFGVILKMARLIKDGSFTGQKSLSDSSSKPPSKTLIIPAKELVQIIAKDVPLSSDGSTNGLQLEKRQDIMTDTLISQSHYVDLERELGRWTPDEDDPQLPELENIFNGTWNRNWDQFETNEALFGVKSTFDEELYTTKLERGPQMRDLEREASRIAREIEGEETQDLHLAEERGFCFHEDFDIDEETRFSSVFRGANDSGYEESEDMTFDLRNTEGFGGSSGTVISRSFSDLGRGKSDDGPLVSSSTLSMDDTQSSQSNASKDLYRSSSSDHTKKLTSDSVSKSLSTLNGESGLPENQFRERHGGKGYPTESPEWKTLLIGEEAQKPKSEDLQSSLNMKKPVSDKGGLSPSATAFAPSSFVSSKGQENTILGESSDSSGSGKLSGATQAVNSRGPPGSSASSTPECVGAPLASNVPGLSPSSSMGSLSSEKSSLNPNAKEFKLNPNAKSFTPTQTVLRPPSPVSENSFYFPANMSPVPHMHGVPVIAPSFGHQPMIYSPPATPMQTPQAYVQPNGPLYGQQMILGHPRQVLYMPGYPPEMPYKGREF, from the exons ATGAGCCTGCAACAAGTTGTACCACAGAGATCCTCTGCCAATGGATTTGGCCGTCGTAGAGTTGAAAGAGAGATGGGGACTCGGCTAGATTGCAAGCTACAGTCTGGCAAGTCAAACACGATCAGTTTTGCCAATGCAG GAGCACTTAATGGTGGTGAAGTTGGAGGTTATGGAAGTCCTTCACGTGATCGGCTTATATATTTGACAACATGTCTTATTGGACACTGCGTGGAAGTCCAGGTGAAAAATGGAACTATTTTTTCTGGAATATTTCATGCAACAGGCGCTGAAAAAGATTTTG GAGTTATCCTGAAAATGGCAAGGTTAATCAAGGATGGCTCCTTCACAGGACAAAAGTCTCTTTCTGATTCTTCCAGCAAGCCTCCGTCCAAAACTTTGATAATACCTGCTAAAGAATTGGTGCAAATTATAGCTAAG GATGTACCACTGAGCAGTGATGGGTCGACAAATGGGCTCCAACTTGAAAAACGGCAAGATATTATGACAGACACCTTGATATCACAATCTCATTATGTTGATTTGGAGAGAGAATTGGGACGTTGGACTCCTGATGAAGATGATCCACAGCTTCCGgaattggaaaatatttttaatggCACTTGGAATAG GAACTGGGATCAGTTTGAAACTAATGAAGCATTGTTTGGAGTAAAAAGTACCTTTGATGAGGAACTTTATACAACAAAACTTGAGAGAGGTCCTCAAATGAGAGATTTGGAAAGGGAAGCTTCAAGAATAGCTAGAGAAATTGAGGGGGAGGAAACTCAAGATCTTCATTTAGCAGAG GAAAGAGGCTTTTGCTTTCATGAAGATTTTGATATCGATGAGGAGACCAGATTCTCGTCAGTATTTAGGGGGGCCAATGATAGTGGTTATGAAGAGAGTGAGGATATGACATTTGATTTAAGAAACACTGAGGGGTTTGGAGGTTCCTCTGGAACTGTCATTAGCAGATCCTTTTCAGATTTGGGCAGAGGCAAAAGTGATGATGGACCCCTAGTATCATCAAGCACTTTGTCAATG GATGACACCCAATCTTCTCAATCAAACGCTAGCAAGGATTTATACCGCTCAAGTTCTAGTGATCACACTAAAAAGTTGACTTCTGACAGTGTTTCGAAGAGTCTTTCAACTTTGAATGGCGAGAGCGG GTTGCCTGAGAACCAGTTCAGAGAACGGCATGGAGGAAAGGGTTATCCAACAGAGTCTCCAGAGTGGAAAACA TTGTTGATTGGTGAGGAGGCTCAAAAACCAAAATCTGAGG ATTTACAATCATCACTGAACATGAAGAAACCGGTCTCAGATAAAGGGGGTTTATCTCCCAGTGCCACTGCCTTTGCTCCTTCATCTTTTGTTTCCTCAAAAGGTCAAGAAAACACAATTTTGGGTGAATCATCAGATTCTTCGGGATCTGGGAAGTTATCTGGAGCAACCCAAGCTGTTAACTCACGTGGACCGCCAGGTAGTTCTGCATCATCCACTCCTGAGTGTGTAGGTGCACCATTAGCTTCAAATGTTCCGGGTTTGTCACCAAGCTCATCCATGGGATCATTATCTTCAGAGAAATCATCCCTGAATCCTAATGCTAAG GAATTTAAGCTGAATCCCAATGCAAAGAGTTTCACCCCAACTCAAACTGTGTTAAGGCCTCCTTCCCCAGTATCTGAAAATTCCTTCTATTTTCCTGCTAATATGTCTCCTGTTCCACATATGCATGGAGTACCAGTG ATTGCGCCCTCATTCGGACACCAGCCTATGATTTACAGTCCACCAGCTACACCAATGCAAACACCTCAGGCATATGTCCAACCAAATGGACCTCTG TATGGGCAACAGATGATTCTTGGCCACCCTAGGCAGGTTCTGTACATGCCAGGTTATCCCCCT GAAATGCCATACAAAGGGAGAGAATTCTAA
- the LOC122064873 gene encoding polyadenylate-binding protein-interacting protein 4-like isoform X1, protein MSLQQVVPQRSSANGFGRRRVEREMGTRLDCKLQSGKSNTISFANAGALNGGEVGGYGSPSRDRLIYLTTCLIGHCVEVQVKNGTIFSGIFHATGAEKDFGVILKMARLIKDGSFTGQKSLSDSSSKPPSKTLIIPAKELVQIIAKDVPLSSDGSTNGLQLEKRQDIMTDTLISQSHYVDLERELGRWTPDEDDPQLPELENIFNGTWNRNWDQFETNEALFGVKSTFDEELYTTKLERGPQMRDLEREASRIAREIEGEETQDLHLAEERGFCFHEDFDIDEETRFSSVFRGANDSGYEESEDMTFDLRNTEGFGGSSGTVISRSFSDLGRGKSDDGPLVSSSTLSMDDTQSSQSNASKDLYRSSSSDHTKKLTSDSVSKSLSTLNGESGFPSLPLLLPENQFRERHGGKGYPTESPEWKTLLIGEEAQKPKSEDLQSSLNMKKPVSDKGGLSPSATAFAPSSFVSSKGQENTILGESSDSSGSGKLSGATQAVNSRGPPGSSASSTPECVGAPLASNVPGLSPSSSMGSLSSEKSSLNPNAKEFKLNPNAKSFTPTQTVLRPPSPVSENSFYFPANMSPVPHMHGVPVIAPSFGHQPMIYSPPATPMQTPQAYVQPNGPLYGQQMILGHPRQVLYMPGYPPEMPYKGREF, encoded by the exons ATGAGCCTGCAACAAGTTGTACCACAGAGATCCTCTGCCAATGGATTTGGCCGTCGTAGAGTTGAAAGAGAGATGGGGACTCGGCTAGATTGCAAGCTACAGTCTGGCAAGTCAAACACGATCAGTTTTGCCAATGCAG GAGCACTTAATGGTGGTGAAGTTGGAGGTTATGGAAGTCCTTCACGTGATCGGCTTATATATTTGACAACATGTCTTATTGGACACTGCGTGGAAGTCCAGGTGAAAAATGGAACTATTTTTTCTGGAATATTTCATGCAACAGGCGCTGAAAAAGATTTTG GAGTTATCCTGAAAATGGCAAGGTTAATCAAGGATGGCTCCTTCACAGGACAAAAGTCTCTTTCTGATTCTTCCAGCAAGCCTCCGTCCAAAACTTTGATAATACCTGCTAAAGAATTGGTGCAAATTATAGCTAAG GATGTACCACTGAGCAGTGATGGGTCGACAAATGGGCTCCAACTTGAAAAACGGCAAGATATTATGACAGACACCTTGATATCACAATCTCATTATGTTGATTTGGAGAGAGAATTGGGACGTTGGACTCCTGATGAAGATGATCCACAGCTTCCGgaattggaaaatatttttaatggCACTTGGAATAG GAACTGGGATCAGTTTGAAACTAATGAAGCATTGTTTGGAGTAAAAAGTACCTTTGATGAGGAACTTTATACAACAAAACTTGAGAGAGGTCCTCAAATGAGAGATTTGGAAAGGGAAGCTTCAAGAATAGCTAGAGAAATTGAGGGGGAGGAAACTCAAGATCTTCATTTAGCAGAG GAAAGAGGCTTTTGCTTTCATGAAGATTTTGATATCGATGAGGAGACCAGATTCTCGTCAGTATTTAGGGGGGCCAATGATAGTGGTTATGAAGAGAGTGAGGATATGACATTTGATTTAAGAAACACTGAGGGGTTTGGAGGTTCCTCTGGAACTGTCATTAGCAGATCCTTTTCAGATTTGGGCAGAGGCAAAAGTGATGATGGACCCCTAGTATCATCAAGCACTTTGTCAATG GATGACACCCAATCTTCTCAATCAAACGCTAGCAAGGATTTATACCGCTCAAGTTCTAGTGATCACACTAAAAAGTTGACTTCTGACAGTGTTTCGAAGAGTCTTTCAACTTTGAATGGCGAGAGCGGGTTTCCATCTTTGCCCCTTTT GTTGCCTGAGAACCAGTTCAGAGAACGGCATGGAGGAAAGGGTTATCCAACAGAGTCTCCAGAGTGGAAAACA TTGTTGATTGGTGAGGAGGCTCAAAAACCAAAATCTGAGG ATTTACAATCATCACTGAACATGAAGAAACCGGTCTCAGATAAAGGGGGTTTATCTCCCAGTGCCACTGCCTTTGCTCCTTCATCTTTTGTTTCCTCAAAAGGTCAAGAAAACACAATTTTGGGTGAATCATCAGATTCTTCGGGATCTGGGAAGTTATCTGGAGCAACCCAAGCTGTTAACTCACGTGGACCGCCAGGTAGTTCTGCATCATCCACTCCTGAGTGTGTAGGTGCACCATTAGCTTCAAATGTTCCGGGTTTGTCACCAAGCTCATCCATGGGATCATTATCTTCAGAGAAATCATCCCTGAATCCTAATGCTAAG GAATTTAAGCTGAATCCCAATGCAAAGAGTTTCACCCCAACTCAAACTGTGTTAAGGCCTCCTTCCCCAGTATCTGAAAATTCCTTCTATTTTCCTGCTAATATGTCTCCTGTTCCACATATGCATGGAGTACCAGTG ATTGCGCCCTCATTCGGACACCAGCCTATGATTTACAGTCCACCAGCTACACCAATGCAAACACCTCAGGCATATGTCCAACCAAATGGACCTCTG TATGGGCAACAGATGATTCTTGGCCACCCTAGGCAGGTTCTGTACATGCCAGGTTATCCCCCT GAAATGCCATACAAAGGGAGAGAATTCTAA
- the LOC122064873 gene encoding polyadenylate-binding protein-interacting protein 3-like isoform X3, protein MSLQQVVPQRSSANGFGRRRVEREMGTRLDCKLQSGKSNTISFANAGALNGGEVGGYGSPSRDRLIYLTTCLIGHCVEVQVKNGTIFSGIFHATGAEKDFGVILKMARLIKDGSFTGQKSLSDSSSKPPSKTLIIPAKELVQIIAKDVPLSSDGSTNGLQLEKRQDIMTDTLISQSHYVDLERELGRWTPDEDDPQLPELENIFNGTWNRNWDQFETNEALFGVKSTFDEELYTTKLERGPQMRDLEREASRIAREIEGEETQDLHLAEERGFCFHEDFDIDEETRFSSVFRGANDSGYEESEDMTFDLRNTEGFGGSSGTVISRSFSDLGRGKSDDGPLVSSSTLSMDDTQSSQSNASKDLYRSSSSDHTKKLTSDSVSKSLSTLNGESGFPSLPLLLPENQFRERHGGKGYPTESPEWKTLLIGEEAQKPKSEDKGGLSPSATAFAPSSFVSSKGQENTILGESSDSSGSGKLSGATQAVNSRGPPGSSASSTPECVGAPLASNVPGLSPSSSMGSLSSEKSSLNPNAKEFKLNPNAKSFTPTQTVLRPPSPVSENSFYFPANMSPVPHMHGVPVIAPSFGHQPMIYSPPATPMQTPQAYVQPNGPLYGQQMILGHPRQVLYMPGYPPEMPYKGREF, encoded by the exons ATGAGCCTGCAACAAGTTGTACCACAGAGATCCTCTGCCAATGGATTTGGCCGTCGTAGAGTTGAAAGAGAGATGGGGACTCGGCTAGATTGCAAGCTACAGTCTGGCAAGTCAAACACGATCAGTTTTGCCAATGCAG GAGCACTTAATGGTGGTGAAGTTGGAGGTTATGGAAGTCCTTCACGTGATCGGCTTATATATTTGACAACATGTCTTATTGGACACTGCGTGGAAGTCCAGGTGAAAAATGGAACTATTTTTTCTGGAATATTTCATGCAACAGGCGCTGAAAAAGATTTTG GAGTTATCCTGAAAATGGCAAGGTTAATCAAGGATGGCTCCTTCACAGGACAAAAGTCTCTTTCTGATTCTTCCAGCAAGCCTCCGTCCAAAACTTTGATAATACCTGCTAAAGAATTGGTGCAAATTATAGCTAAG GATGTACCACTGAGCAGTGATGGGTCGACAAATGGGCTCCAACTTGAAAAACGGCAAGATATTATGACAGACACCTTGATATCACAATCTCATTATGTTGATTTGGAGAGAGAATTGGGACGTTGGACTCCTGATGAAGATGATCCACAGCTTCCGgaattggaaaatatttttaatggCACTTGGAATAG GAACTGGGATCAGTTTGAAACTAATGAAGCATTGTTTGGAGTAAAAAGTACCTTTGATGAGGAACTTTATACAACAAAACTTGAGAGAGGTCCTCAAATGAGAGATTTGGAAAGGGAAGCTTCAAGAATAGCTAGAGAAATTGAGGGGGAGGAAACTCAAGATCTTCATTTAGCAGAG GAAAGAGGCTTTTGCTTTCATGAAGATTTTGATATCGATGAGGAGACCAGATTCTCGTCAGTATTTAGGGGGGCCAATGATAGTGGTTATGAAGAGAGTGAGGATATGACATTTGATTTAAGAAACACTGAGGGGTTTGGAGGTTCCTCTGGAACTGTCATTAGCAGATCCTTTTCAGATTTGGGCAGAGGCAAAAGTGATGATGGACCCCTAGTATCATCAAGCACTTTGTCAATG GATGACACCCAATCTTCTCAATCAAACGCTAGCAAGGATTTATACCGCTCAAGTTCTAGTGATCACACTAAAAAGTTGACTTCTGACAGTGTTTCGAAGAGTCTTTCAACTTTGAATGGCGAGAGCGGGTTTCCATCTTTGCCCCTTTT GTTGCCTGAGAACCAGTTCAGAGAACGGCATGGAGGAAAGGGTTATCCAACAGAGTCTCCAGAGTGGAAAACA TTGTTGATTGGTGAGGAGGCTCAAAAACCAAAATCTGAGG ATAAAGGGGGTTTATCTCCCAGTGCCACTGCCTTTGCTCCTTCATCTTTTGTTTCCTCAAAAGGTCAAGAAAACACAATTTTGGGTGAATCATCAGATTCTTCGGGATCTGGGAAGTTATCTGGAGCAACCCAAGCTGTTAACTCACGTGGACCGCCAGGTAGTTCTGCATCATCCACTCCTGAGTGTGTAGGTGCACCATTAGCTTCAAATGTTCCGGGTTTGTCACCAAGCTCATCCATGGGATCATTATCTTCAGAGAAATCATCCCTGAATCCTAATGCTAAG GAATTTAAGCTGAATCCCAATGCAAAGAGTTTCACCCCAACTCAAACTGTGTTAAGGCCTCCTTCCCCAGTATCTGAAAATTCCTTCTATTTTCCTGCTAATATGTCTCCTGTTCCACATATGCATGGAGTACCAGTG ATTGCGCCCTCATTCGGACACCAGCCTATGATTTACAGTCCACCAGCTACACCAATGCAAACACCTCAGGCATATGTCCAACCAAATGGACCTCTG TATGGGCAACAGATGATTCTTGGCCACCCTAGGCAGGTTCTGTACATGCCAGGTTATCCCCCT GAAATGCCATACAAAGGGAGAGAATTCTAA